The Tripterygium wilfordii isolate XIE 37 chromosome 4, ASM1340144v1, whole genome shotgun sequence genome has a window encoding:
- the LOC119997789 gene encoding gibberellin-regulated protein 4: MAKFVAILLFTLIAISMLQTMVMASNGNGGHHYNNGNRYGNGSLKSFQCPKECDRRCKQTQYHNACILFCNKCCKKCLCVPPGYYGHKEVCSCYNNWKTKEGGPKCP; this comes from the exons ATGGCTAAGTTTGTTGCTATCCTGCTTTTTACACTCATTGCGATTTCCATGCTCCAAACGATG GTTATGGCTTCAAATGGAAATGGAGGTCACCACTACAACAACGGG AATCGCTATGGAAATGGGAGTCTCAAGAGCTTCC AATGCCCAAAAGAATGCGACAGGAGGTGCAAGCAGACACAGTACCACAATGCCTGCATACTGTTCTGCAACAAGTGTTGCAAGAAGTGCTTGTGTGTGCCCCCAGGTTATTATGGTCATAAAGAAGTGTGCTCTTGCTACAATAACTGGAAGACCAAGGAAGGAGgacccaaatgcccttga